TTGTATGTTCTTGGTTTCAAGATGAGCGTGGCAGTCTGGGTTGGATTCATAGCCCTATTCGGTGTCGCCACAGATAACGCAGTAGTCCTTGTTTCAGCACTCGACGGTCTCTTCCGCAAAAGAGCAGTGACAAGTGTGCAGGATATTCGCGAGACTGTCATCAAGGGAGGTCTCTTGAGGGTCAGGCCGTGCGTCATGACGGCCATGACCACGATTTTAGCTTTGATTCCAGTCATGGTAAGTTCAGGTACAGGTTCGGAGGTTATGAAGCCAATGGCTTCTCCCACTGTCGGCGGTCTCATCACAGCCACCCTATCGAACCTCATACTGGTTCCCGTCATCTACTGTTGGTTGAAAGAGCGACAATTCAGAAGGGCTCAAAAGGAGAGTTAGTATAATGAAAGAGATAAAAGCCTATGTGAGGCGGTTCATTGTCGAGGATGTGATACGAGCACTGAGGAAGGCAGGTGCTCACAGGCTGGCTGCGATCGATGTTGAAGGTTTAGCTGATGAGCTTGTGGGGGAGGAGAAGGAAATCTCATCTGAGCTGGGGAGCACCTATACTCCTATGGTCAAACTGGAGCTCATCTGCGACAAGAAGGACGTGGAAAGGTTCGTCAACGAAATCAGGAAAGTCGCCTGTACCGGACGAAAAGGAGACGGGATCATTGCAGTGTCAAGCCTGGACGATGTTCGGGGTATAAGGACAGGTAAGCGCACTTGTTGACACAAAAACACGGCAAACGTTGTCGTACTCTGTACCTCGCACTCCGTACTTTGTACTTTGCGTAGAAAGGAGGTGATATTGTGAAGAAGGGAATTCTTTTAGCGGTTATCGGCCTGGTTTCTGTGGGCGCATTGGTCCTTGTGGGGTGTTCGAGTCAGGAGGAGCCTCAAGCACAACCGCAGACGATGCATATGGAGACAGAGATGTCAGAGACGCGTACTCAGGTGAAGGACCTGGCTTGTGGTATGACTGTAAGTACAAATTCTCCCCACACAGCAACTTATGAGGGGAAGGACTAC
This region of candidate division TA06 bacterium genomic DNA includes:
- a CDS encoding YHS domain-containing protein, with product MKKGILLAVIGLVSVGALVLVGCSSQEEPQAQPQTMHMETEMSETRTQVKDLACGMTVSTNSPHTATYEGKDYYFCSAGCKDRFVENPVKYVTQ
- a CDS encoding P-II family nitrogen regulator produces the protein MKEIKAYVRRFIVEDVIRALRKAGAHRLAAIDVEGLADELVGEEKEISSELGSTYTPMVKLELICDKKDVERFVNEIRKVACTGRKGDGIIAVSSLDDVRGIRTGKRTC